The segment TTGGTGGTTTTTTAAACCGGAAACTCCCGAATACAGAGATCTCATCATAGCGTTTGTACCTCGATACTTTCTATCTTATTCATAATTACGTTCACTCGGCTTTCCAGGAAAGCTCCAGCCTGGAGCTCCGGAATTCCATTCTTCTTTAGCCTCTTCTACCGCTTGATTGGTGGAGGGAGCGTTTGATGCGGGAACGGTCGAGGTTGTCTGGCTTCCGTTAGGAGCGGAAGACGGTGTGCCTTTTGAGCTCGATTCCGCCTGATTCAGCACACTCGGATCGGTTATAAGAGTGATCGCATCGATCTCGACAGTTCTACCGTTCACTCTTACGAACGACTTACCTTCTCCGTCAAAGAAGAGGGCCCCGGCCAATCCGACTACGTTCTCTCCCGTTACAAAATCGGGCCCGGAGACGACTTTTCCGACCAGGGAGAAGCTTTGACGATTGGTCATTTTCCCGATTCCTTGGGAAATATTATTCATCTGTTCCAGCGAGGAGAATTGCGCCATCTGGGCGATGAAATCCTGATCCTTAACCGGATTTGTAGGGTCCTGTGATGATAATTGCGTGATTAATAATTTAAGAAAATCATCTTTTCCTAATGCCTTTGCGGTGGAACGAATCTCGATACCTTTGAGTCCGCTCTTTTCTTCCTTCTCCAATTTCTCGAAGTGGTTCTTCAAATTGAAGCTTCTGTCTCCTTCGAGATAACGACTACGTGAGGCTTCGCTGCTTACAGCGTTTGTATCCGGCATTATAGTTTCCTCAAACTAAGACGTTTAAACGTCTCTCCGTATTCTTTTCGGCGGTTTGCGAAATTTCTGTAGAGTCAAGTTGGGAAAGTGATTCGGAATCTCGATTCTTTTGATTGGAACCTAACGATAACCCTTCGGTCTCCCGATCCCGTGCACCGGAGGAATCGCCATCGAAGAAAGAAAATAATCCTGACTCCTCCACTTCGACTAGTAAGGACTCCAGGACAAGTCCTTGATCTTTAAAATCTTTCTTCAATTGTTCCAGATCGCCCGTAAACATCCTTTTTACTTCTTCCGATTCCACGAATATGCGTCCTTGAACTCGATCATCTTCCACGCTGATGCGCAATGAAACTCGACCGAGCTCCTGCGGATTCAATCTGAGGGTCGCTTCCGATTTTCCGTTCTCGACGATATGTAACTTTGCACTCTGCACGAGCCTCTGAAAATTTTCCCGAACGACTCCTCTATCTAGGGAAGATGAATTCGTTGAACGAGCTTTGTCAAACGAAGCCGATACGCCCGCAGCTTCCTTTTCCATCATTCCCATTCCCGCTTTTAATAAGGAAAACGTGGTCTCGTTTCCTTGGCGGTAGGAAGATTCGGAATTTTGCCGATCTTT is part of the Leptospira broomii serovar Hurstbridge str. 5399 genome and harbors:
- a CDS encoding flagellar hook capping FlgD N-terminal domain-containing protein; this translates as MPDTNAVSSEASRSRYLEGDRSFNLKNHFEKLEKEEKSGLKGIEIRSTAKALGKDDFLKLLITQLSSQDPTNPVKDQDFIAQMAQFSSLEQMNNISQGIGKMTNRQSFSLVGKVVSGPDFVTGENVVGLAGALFFDGEGKSFVRVNGRTVEIDAITLITDPSVLNQAESSSKGTPSSAPNGSQTTSTVPASNAPSTNQAVEEAKEEWNSGAPGWSFPGKPSERNYE